One region of Cydia pomonella isolate Wapato2018A chromosome 9, ilCydPomo1, whole genome shotgun sequence genomic DNA includes:
- the LOC133521407 gene encoding uncharacterized WD repeat-containing protein alr3466-like codes for MDPQRKAVPGPMAKTSLKSSRKNTGVMNTYLKPVAPNKEIKTAHTSTPTVEHRSFPSEENQIYGGQVNVLSIIDLDKDIRCCKYSEDVREIAVGFADGTIRLFDCSTGECTHSLVDDECRSYPGPVTSIKHRPISDAHPNSNTLISTYVNGCIKCWMSKYDQCLYTIREKRQTLGLTYHPRFCKFVTYGDDRRINMYDEEAQTQERAFYSSGARGVIDGHSSRIFACAFHPKSNHELVSGGWDDTVMCWDDRVPYATRHFAGVHMCGEGLDFDKPGKQILTCSWQEKDCIQLWDYGSCKVIETIVPDTYQSKLYCGRMVPKTSLIVCGGSEINMLRVVDINLKITECCIRNNPGGIYGFDFGRVRRKITVDTGGGYKKISEIGSIPRVAYVSGKRLQIVDFGQS; via the exons ATGGACCCTCAAAGGAAAGCAGTACCCGGGCCCATGGCTAAAACGAGTTTAAAGTCGTCGCGTAAAAACACTGGTGTCATGAACACTTACCTTAAGCCTGTCGCGCCGAATAAGGAAATTAAAACAGCACACACTAGCACTCCCACCGTTGAGCACCGCTCTTTCCCTAGTGAAGAAAACCAGATCTACGGCGGGCAAGTGAATGTGCTGTCTATCAT TGACTTAGATAAGGACATAAGGTGCTGCAAGTATTCAGAAGATGTCAGAGAGATAGCAGTGGGGTTCGCGGACGGCACGATAAGGCTGTTTGACTGCAGCACGGGGGAATGCACACATAGCCTGGTGGACGATGAGTGCCGCTCCTATCCCGGCCCCGTCACGTCCATCAAGCACAGACCCATCAGCGATGCACATCCCAATTCTAACACACTCATATCCACAT ATGTTAACGGTTGTATAAAATGCTGGATGTCCAAATACGACCAATGTCTGTACACAATTAGGGAGAAGAGACAGACGCTGGGTCTCACGTACCACCCTCGTTTTTGCAAGTTCGTCACCTACGGGGACGACCGTAGAATCAACATGTATGATGAAGAGGCACAGACACAAGAAAGAGCATTTTACTCAAG CGGTGCAAGGGGCGTTATAGACGGCCACTCGTCAAGGATATTCGCTTGCGCGTTCCACCCTAAGTCGAATCACGAGTTGGTGTCGGGCGGCTGGGACGACACCGTCATGTGTTGGGACGACCGCGTGCCGTACGCCACGCGGCACTTCGCGGGCGTGCACATGTGCGGGGAGGGGCTGGACTTTGACAAGCCGGGAAAACAG ATCCTAACCTGTTCTTGGCAAGAGAAGGACTGTATTCAGTTGTGGGATTACGGCTCCTGCAAAGTGATAGAAACTATTGTCCCGGATACTTATCAATCGAAACTGTACTGTGGAAGGATGGTGCCGAAAACGAGTCTCATAGTTTGCGGTGGATCCGAAATTAATATGCTGCGTGTCGTTGATATCAATCTGAAAATA ACGGAGTGTTGTATACGTAATAACCCAGGCGGTATATATGGTTTTGATTTTGGAAGGGTACGAAGAAAAATTACTGTCGATACAGGAGGTGGGTATAAAAAGATCAGTGAAATTGGCAGCATACCGCGTGTCGCCTACGTAAGCGGGAAGAGGTTGCAGATTGTAGACTTCGGCCAATCATGA
- the LOC133521402 gene encoding LOW QUALITY PROTEIN: protein phosphatase Slingshot (The sequence of the model RefSeq protein was modified relative to this genomic sequence to represent the inferred CDS: inserted 1 base in 1 codon), translated as MALVTIRRSTSVQTPRKTDEAAKSSESPEDDVGNHVSKSLNECYFANKGAALVLAGCERRRSPAHTLAPPPQPQPDIQHHLQAMFYLLRPEETLKMAVKLESAHGGRTRYLVVVCHNDEAALLGIDCNERTTVGLVLRVLADTSIKLDGDGGFSVCVCNQQHIFKPVSVQAMWSALQTLHRASGRARALNHFAGGASHAWCAHYEARVDSDRSCLNEWHAMDCIESRRPPSPDSLRLKPRERDETERVIRCTLKEIMMSVDLDEVTSKAIRGRLEDELDMDLAEYKSFIDQEMLTILGQMDAPTEIFDHVYLGSEWNASNLEELQRNGVRHILNVTREIDNFFPGVFDYLNIRVYDDEKTDLLKHWDNTFKYINKARNEGSKVLVHCKMGISRSASVVIAYAMKAYNWNFDKALKHVKAKRGCIKPNTNFLNQLETYQGILDAMKNKEKLQRSKSETNLKSPKSISKSENKVTDPTPLVLALTGSYSGRPRSWSPDTKLASELLPPTSVSLENLARETRHMLMPYGDGSYSVSPNQIIRLKEEGAPSVKHIVHEIETAASGDRRESKRYQRLNFGTSESSSNRSSDASVVGVAAAEPPGKPPQVSPXRNLSHKYPPSNLDSEKIHTWDPGEPAWQKLEENRNDNIVKSDSGIIDVKTKLSDVLSNLVDRNDCDERRAVDEEVPPSRQSSWSSFDSAVVPDLSRHSSWGSYDTRPRAERDKRPKDERPAEPAPAPAARPDLGSIREHAEPRRRATDVSDNERKFNETCAILKEFVTAAARMERARDRGASTWSGRLSASAPADTWLRSGPRRRRLAAASYGDLPRAAAAAAPQPQGLVSNLKKEFEARSETDSLRRSKSRTRDGRERVPSSPPAGEDVSVRVLVDRWDQPSRARCESASAPAEAERRPAALRNSFCGALRGAGAGAGAERPPIAPTVVSIPPFDYSNVVVSTVMSKAQNKKQLQHGKTHPLTRLNLNRSNNNRCSNPVYNTM; from the exons CCTCAATGAGTGCTACTTCGCGAACAAGGGCGCGGCGCTGGTGCTCGCGGGCTGCGAGCGGCGGCGGTCGCCGGCGCACACgctcgcgccgccgccgcagccgcagcccGACATCCAGCACCACCTGCAGGCCATGTTCTACCTGCTGCGCCCCGAGGAGACGCTCAAAATG GCGGTGAAGTTGGAGTCGGCGCACGGCGGTCGCACGCGGTACTTGGTGGTGGTGTGCCACAACGATGAGGCCGCGCTGCTGGGCATCGACTGCAACGAGCGCACCACCGTTGGCCTCGTGCTGCGCGTGCTCGCCGACACCTCCATCAAGCTGGACGGAGATGG GGGTTTcagcgtgtgtgtgtgtaatcaACAGCACATATTCAAGCCGGTGTCTGTGCAGGCCATGTG GTCAGCGCTGCAGACGCTGCACCGCGCCAGCGGGCGAGCGCGGGCGCTCAACCACTTCGCGGGCGGCGCCTCGCACGCCTGGTGCGCGCACTATGAGGCCCGCGTCGACTCCGACCGCTCCTGCCTCAACGAGTGGCATGCCATGGACTGCATCGAGTCCCGCCGACCCCCTTCGCCAGATTCGCTGCGGCTTAA GCCACGCGAGCGCGATGAAACGGAACGCGTGATCCGATGCACCCTCAAAGAAATTATGATGAGCGTGGATCTAGACGAAGTGACGAGCAAAGCCATCCGCGGCCGGCTCGAGGACGAGCTCGACATGGACCTGGCCGAGTACAAGTCGTTCATCGACCAGGAGATGCTGACGATCCTGGGCCAGATGGACGCGCCCACCGAGATCTTCGACCATGTGTACCTCGGCTCCGAGTGGAACGCGAGCAATTTGGAGGAATTGCAGAGAAATGG AGTAAGACACATATTGAATGTGACTCGAGAAATAGATAATTTTTTCCCTGGTGTGTTCGATTACCTAAATATAAGAGTGTACGACGACGAAAAGACTGACCTACTGAAGCACTGGGATAACACATTCAAATACATAAACAAAGCCAGGAACGAAGGTTCAAAAGTATTAGTCCATTGCAAAATGGGCATCAGCAGATCCGCGTCCGTCGTAATCGCGTACGCAATGAAGGCGTACAACTGGAACTTCGACAAGGCTCTCAAACACGTCAAGGCGAAGCGGGGCTGCATCAAACCCAACACCAACTTCCTCAACCAGCTGGAAACTTATCAGGGAATACTCGATGCCATGAAGAATAAGGAGAAGCTGCAAAGGTCCAAGTCGGAAACTAATCTCAAGTCGCCAAAGTCTATTTCAAAGAGCGAGAACAAAGTGACGGATCCGACGCCGCTGGTGCTGGCGCTGACGGGCTCGTACTCGGGCCGACCGCGCTCCTGGTCGCCCGACACCAAACTGGCCTCCGAGCTGCTGCCGCCCACCTCCGTCTCCCTCGAGAACCTCGCGCGCGAGACGCGCCACATGCTCATGCCCTACGGCGACGGCTCCTACAGCGTCTCGCCCAACCAGATCATCCGCCTCAAGGAGGAGGGCGCGCCTTCGGTCAAACACATCGTGCACGAAATCGAGACCGCCGCCTCCGGCGACCGGCGCGAGAGCAAGAGGTACCAGCGACTAAACTTTGGCACCAGCGAGTCCTCCAGCAACAGATCCTCCGACGCGTCCGTCGTCGGCGTGGCCGCGGCCGAGCCGCCGGGCAAACCTCCGCAGGTGTCCC TGCGAAACTTAAGTCACAAATATCCCCCCTCAAATCTAGACTCTGAAAAAATACATACGTGGGACCCCGGGGAGCCCGCCTGGCAGAAGCTCGAAGAGAACAGAAACGATAATATAGTGAAAAGTGACAGTGGTATCATAGACGTAAAGACGAAACTGAGTGACGTTTTATCTAATTTAGTCGACCGGAACGACTGCGACGAGAGGAGAGCCGTCGACGAGGAGGTCCCCCCGAGCCGGCAGAGCTCGTGGAGCTCGTTCGACAGCGCCGTCGTGCCCGACCTGTCGCGCCACTCGTCCTGGGGCTCGTACGACACGCGGCCGCGCGCCGAGCGCGACAAGCGGCCCAAGGACGAGCGGCCCGCcgagcccgcgcccgcgcccgccgccagGCCCGACCTCGGCAGCATCCGCGAGCACGCCgagccgcgccgccgcgccacTGACGTCTCCGACAACGAACGCAAGTTCAACGAAACCTGTGCCATACTGAAGGAGTTCGTGACGGCGGCGGCGCGCATGGAGCGCGCGCGGGACCGCGGCGCCTCCACGTGGAGCGGCCGCCTGTCCGCCTCCGCGCCCGCCGACACGTGGCTGCGCTcggggccgcgccgccgccgcctggccGCCGCCTCGTACGGCGACctgccgcgcgccgccgccgccgccgcgccgcagccGCAGGGCCTCGTCAGCAACCTCAAGAAGGAGTTCGAGGCTCGGTCCGAGACGGACTCGCTGCGGCGCTCCAAGTCGCGCACGCGCGACGGGCGGGAGCGAGTGCCCAGCTCGCCGCCGGCCGGCGAGGACGTGTCGGTGAGGGTGCTGGTGGACCGGTGGGACCAGCCGAGCCGGGCGCGCTGCGAGTCGGCGTCGGCGCCGGCGGAGGCGGAGCGGCGGCCGGCGGCGCTGCGCAACTCGTTCTGCGGCGCgctgcgcggcgccggcgccggcgcgggcgcggagcGCCCGCCGATCGCGCCCACCGTGGTGTCCATCCCGCCGTTCGACTACTCCAATGTGGTGGTATCAACTGTGATGTCGAAAGctcaaaacaaaaaacaattgcaaCACGGGAAGACCCACCCGTTGACGAGGCTCAACTTGAATCGGTCGAACAATAATAGATGTTCAAATCCTGTATATAATACTATGTAg